The DNA sequence GACAGAGGAAACATACATGGATAAAGGTTTAGATGAGACCTAGATTTTCTATAGGTCCCATTTAACTTGATGACTCTGTATTTGGAACCCCATTACcaaatatttccttcatttataaaaattaaatgtctgGGCATCTGAATTGGAGGATTTCTGAATTTTATATAAGTAGAGAGAAAGGAATCGATCGCAACACAGGGTAAAGAGGTCTCCTCTTTTGCATCATGGATATATAATTAGTTCAAATGAACATAATtaaagcatttaagaaaaattatttcaaggacAGCTGATTTATAAgagaagatgattttaaaagtgCTCCTTCAGGAGTTTTCCTGAGGGTATTGATGACTTCTAGGTTAAAAAGCATCATGTCCTTGACTCTTCATCTCAAAACCTTTCCAGGACTTTTTCTCTAGAATGAGATTTGAACCCTGACCATCAAGTGACTTTAAAGCTGTAATGGCTCAAACTTTATGAGCTTTTATATTCCCTGATATTTACAGGAATATAGTCTCATCCATTTGGCACATCTACATTCCATAGCTCcatctcattttgttttaaactcaCTTTAAAGAGAAATTTGGGTTCCTGTCTACTTCATAAGATCAGAGATCCAAAAAGACAACTGAATTTATAGATCATGAAAACTAATGGAGAAAATCTTCTAAGAGCCTTAGTGCTGAAAAGATTCCTGGAgatatataataatttgtttataattatACTATTTCTAAAGAATAGGTTAAAAGAACAGTGTAGATCATATCTTAGAGACTGTCTAAGATAtgatttgaaatgaaatttttctctcttcccttttcattACATGCATACTTCCAAAATTTCATAGCCCTTTTTGggttttcctttaaatctttttatttcatactttctGCAATTCTTGATCACTTTTATAAtactacattttctattttctctgccaCGTCAGAACTGCAGTCTGCATATCatctttaattatataattaggCATAACTTAATATGCCTTTAAATCATCCAAATACATCCTTTTATATCTTTCAGAAAATGCTTACTTGTTCCCATCATGTACCTGTTGTGATTCTAAGTTTTGGGaagcactggagaaaagacagatgTAGTCCGTAACTTTATGGGGATTGTGGTCTAATTAAGGAGAACATAACCACAAATTATGTTTGTAGTAAGTActataaagaaatacatttaatttatacttaaaattcacttttgatcactgaaataatgaatattataatCTTTTATTGTGCAAAACAAGGcactatattttgaaatatctttcaGACATGGTATTTAGATGTTCTCTACTTGTCAATACCATCtcctgttttatttacttattttctcatgCACTAAGCACTATAATGGGTAAATGATGAAAGGaaagtaatattaatatttactgaatagcTATATATGGAATACCAACATATTGAATGCGTGATTACAATCTTATTTTATCCCTACAACTTACCATAAGAAGTCAGTATTTAAATTTGTTCATCTGATAAATAAACTGAGGAGTAAAAGTTTAAGTACCTTGCCCAATATTAGCTTGTCAGTGGCTGAACTATGGTATATAAACAATTTGGTGTTCTGAATCCAAAGTCCTTTTTTGTTCTACTATATTATATTGCTTCCTTAAATACAATCAAAATTACAATGTAATGTCGTAAGTCCTTTCACAAATGTTTGAACAAAGTGCTGTCTACTACACCACAGTGACCTTCATAGGTTTAAGCTTTCAGATCCTGTTCTACTCTAGGGCAATGATTCTcacattatcttatttttctcccccagtgcttcatggactgaaactttaATAGAATGCAAATTCAGACATTTATCTTTCATTGTAATGTCAGGGTATTGGAGAAACTCCCAACACTTATTCGCCATTCCAGTTGTTAAGGTGATGCAAACTGGTAATTGACAGTTCATGGACCTGCACCTCTCTGTCTACCACTTTTTCATTACATCAGAGAttccaaataatataaaataagaccTTCTAGGTTTGGTAAACATTTAATAAACTTTGAATATAGTGTTTCCCAGAGGTGAGGAATAGGAAGGAAGGGCTTATTTATCAGAATAATCTTATGGTCTTGGTGAAGACATGAGTTGAGTAAAGTTAAATAGTTTTATCTGACTGAACCAGGCTATGTATTTTGAAGCAAAAATTGAAAGAACTTGGGGTTGAATCAATTTCCTGTGTTGGCCAACCTATTATCTCACGTGGAACATCACTGCAACTTCTCTGGGATAAAGCAGAAGGATATTAAATTCAGAGACAACACTACATGGAACAGAACAACTCTGTATGACAGCCATCAACTTCTCTGTGTGGTCACAATTTCAAAATCTGTAGGCATAATAAGTGGATTCCGCTCGCTTCTAGTTTCATTGAGGTACAattgaaaatacatattaaatatatttatggtgAACAATGTTAGATATGGATATGTGTATACACATTGTAAAAAGATTGGATCAATCTATGCTtatttgtgatgagaacattccagatctacTTCTTAGGAATTTTCAAGTATGCAGTACACATTTATTATAAACCACAAACACCACACTGTATAACAGATATACAAAATTAAGGATCCAAACTGAATATTTGATGAATATCTTCCTATTACATCTCCCCACTACACCCCATCCACCCCTGGCCCACATAATAATCTCTGCTTGTATGAAGgtgatttcttttatattatacatataagtgAAATCTTTCAGAAATTGTCTTTTCATGTCTCCTTAATTTTCTTGGCACAAAAACTCCCATTCTCATTCATAATGCCACAAAACACAGAATATTCTTTTATAAGATGAAGAATGTGTGTGTCATTAGCTTGTTTCCATATATTACACTCTCCCAGTATATTGTAAATAAGATTGTGATGAATATAGGAAATTGTCTTTTGGATATAATAATGTCAGTAATCTTCAGATATTTAGCCACAAGTGAAATTGTGGATTATATACAAGTTCTactgtaattttttctttctgatgatGCTAGAGATATAATCCAGGGTACTGTACatacaagtgttctaccactgagttacatacccagctactatgtttaaatttttgaaaaatctatgtACTATTTTCCTGAATTGTGTGATACCTTATAGTCCAACTAACAGTGAATAAAGAATTTCTTACATGACATCCACCCCAACATTATATTTTGACTTTGTGATAATAACTCTTTTAACAagtgtaaatatatatttcactgTGATTTTAGCTAATAATTTGCTGATTATTAGTGATGTCAAGCATTTGTTCATAAACTGTGTTCATATACAAGCCTTTGTTGACATTTAGGTTGATTTTAATGCTAAACTAAAACTAGGTTTTTATAACTTTGACCTCTCTCCTCCTAGTTTACTAATATACTTGtcataatttgcattttctcctGTTCTCCTTCAGGCAGCACCTCCAACAAAGCCAATGGATGGAGCAAATCACTCTGTGGTGTCGGAGTTTGTGTTCCTGGGACTCACCAACTCCCGAGGTATCCAACTACtcctctttgttttctcctcCATGTTTTATGTGGCAAGCATGACGGGAAACTCCATCATAGTGGTCACAGTGGCTTCTGAGACTCACTTACACTCTCCCATGTACTTTCTGTTGGCTAATCTCTCCTTcattgatttgggtttttcttctGTCATCTCCCCAAAGATGATTTATGACCTTTTCAGGAAGCACAAAGTCATCTCCTTTAGAGGCTGCATCACCCAGATCTTCTTCATCCATCTCATTGGTGGTGTGGAGATGGTGCTCCTCATAGCCATGGCCTTTGACAGATATGTGGCCATATGTAAGCCTCTGCACTACCTGACCATCATGAGCCCAAGGATGTGCATCTTCTTTTTAGTGGCTGCCTGGGTGGTTGGCCTTATTCACTCAGTGGTTCAATTGCTTTTTGTAGTAAAGTTGCCCTTCTGTGGCCCTAATGTGTTGGACAGCTTTTACTGTGACCTTCCTCGGTTCATCAGACTTGCCTGCACAGACACCTACAGACTGGAACTCATGGTCACAGCCAACAGTGGTTTCATCTCTGTGGGCTCCTTCTTCATACTGATCATTTCCTATGTTGTCATCATTCTCACTGTTCAGAAACACTCTTCTGCTGGTTCCTCCAAGGCTCTGTCCACACTGTCAGCTCACATCACTGTGGTGGTCTTGTTCTTTGGTCCTTTGATATTCTTCTACACATGGCCATCTCCCTCCACACACCTGGATAAGTTCCTGGCCTTCTTTGATGCTGTTCTGACTCCTTTTCTGAATCCTGTCATCTACACACTAAGAAACCAAGAAATGAAGGTGGCAATGAGGAGAATATGCAGACAGTTAGTGAGTTACAGGAAGATCTCTTAAATGATTGTATTTAGAACAGTCTTCTTTGAACACAGACATTCCTTGTTGATGATAAAACTCAGAGAAAAGCCTTTCTTTGTCTACTCTCATTAGCTTATGCATGCTGATATTGAGGCCATTTTGTCTTCTAattagaaggaagggaaaatctcttctgaaaacagaagaaatcaaacagaaaattatttgaaaagcaTAGATTATAATAATCCTGAACCTCAATTCctaaggaataatatttaaatgaagtaAATTTGTAGACATATGGAAGAGGGCAGGCTACTTTAGAACAGGGAAAAGTTTCTCActtggtcttttttcttttaaaaactgcaatATGCCTCACATAAAGGAATTTCTGGCTGTATTCAAAGAGAGGACATTAAAATgggtttcttttgctttcttgcaACTTGCAAACACTCTACTCCCTCTTGGTACTCTAGAAGGCTGTGCAAGGAGGTTAGACTCTTGAGAGTACTAACCCGAGTCTATTGGATGAACAGTTCTTTGACAGAAAGGTCAAAGCTGTGTGAGCTATTTTCAGAAGGCCAAGAAGGAACTAAGAGAGCATCATGACTTTTCTTGAAAAGCATTATGCTACCCAAACCCAATTTCCATTGCCCTTTTTATCCTACTTCCTTATATCCGATTTTTCTTAGTATATTTCACCAAATGGAAAGTTTGCGTGGTTTTTGGATGTGGAATTGATGAAACATTCACCTTTGGTTTGAAGATAGGTGTACTGTCCCCATGTTGCTTCTGGCATGCTGGCTCACCCTGTGGTGTGGGATAGCACCTAGGTCTGCAGTTCCCACTTCCTACTGGCTCTCTCCCTGAAGTTCCTCCAAATCCTGAGCCAGATGCAAGGACATGATAATGATGAATGTCCCCAGGTTACACAGTTACCTGCATTATCAAAATTGGAAGTACTGAGTTAggtatggtggtgtatgcctataatctcagcagctccagaggctgaggcaagaggatacagagtttgaaggcagcctcagtaacttagcaaggccctaagaaacttaccaagaccctgtctctaaataaaatattaaaactattatggatggggctcagtagttgagtgtgcCTAGgtaaaatccccagtacaaaaaaaaaaaaggaagttttgaGAGACAGACACAATACTTGTTTACCTTTAGTCTCTGTTTCATGTCCATTTGTCCTCTGTCAGGCCAGTGAGATAAGTTGTTGAGAGACCAAAAAACTACCCAGAGACAGTATATGAGTCATAAGTTTTATTGAGGAAATGCTCACTGGGAAGGTTCAGTGGTGATAGGCTGAACACATAGCACCTCTGTCCCTCATGGAGCTTTCTCAAGAGGTACCTTGTCTACctcatggaattttattcagtgtTGACTGGATGGATGAGTGTCATGTATCCTTTCCTCAGTACCTTCAGTTCCACACCTCTCCCCACTCGGAGAGGGGTTCTATatgttaggctgcagaagcagtgacatcaccAGCATTAGTTTGCTTAGATTACTTCtatgaccagcatcccaagaAGCAACTCTCCTGGTGAATATGCAAAAGCAACTTTTTACAGTAGCTGTCCCTGGTTCCCATTGTGCATGAGAGAAAGTATCCTTCAAGATAATATTTATCTACTCATTCTGGACCAGAAACTCTATTTACTTGGCTTCGTTATGTTCTTGGGAACTGAGATGGACATCTCAACATCCTTGTGTTTAactgtcttccttttctttaaggATGACACATCTTCCACAATGTTAGCTTCACTGGCCTCAGGCTGGCATGGGGTTCAGTGGTACCAGACCTATATGGACTGCTTAATGGTATCCACCATTGCACAAAGTCTAATTCCAATAAGTAATACCTTATTCTATTCCACTTTAGTGATACTATGTTTTTGGTTAAACCCTGAGTGATAAATACTCAGCACTTCCTTCAGTCTAATCATCTGTGGATTTATATTATAGAAAAACTTTTCAATTCATCTGATATGTATGCAACATTGTATCTGAACAAGGGACTCATATTATAGTAAATGAGTTATAATAATGAGGTTATACCACATGGAACTCATTAGTCCACCCACATGCCCCACCACTTACAAGGAACTGACTGAtagattttttggaaaaatgtgaCTATCTGTTGTTATCCCAGAGATGAAGGAAGGGGGCCTAGATTAAGGGTCATTGTCAAAAAGGTCTATGGTTTTATTTGTgatattggaattttaaaataagaagagaCTCATATTCTGTGcgcaattaaaaatatttaaaattttaaagtagtgATCTTTGTTGCTATCAAGTCATTCTGTGATTCATTAAActgtattttgagtttttaaagttaTCATTAGTTAATATTAAAGTTGGGATTTTCTTAATTCTAATGTAccatacattttctctttttttccagctAAAATGAAGCTTGATTACACTGTTTGAATTAGCTGTATTTTAGACTACTTTAAGAGCAAAGTACCTCTGAGCTGCCAGATCCCATGCCTGCATCACAAAGCATTTTCTCTTTGGTTTCAAAGGCTTTTAAAAAGGGGGTTTG is a window from the Urocitellus parryii isolate mUroPar1 chromosome 6, mUroPar1.hap1, whole genome shotgun sequence genome containing:
- the LOC144255345 gene encoding olfactory receptor 4F15-like; the protein is MDGANHSVVSEFVFLGLTNSRGIQLLLFVFSSMFYVASMTGNSIIVVTVASETHLHSPMYFLLANLSFIDLGFSSVISPKMIYDLFRKHKVISFRGCITQIFFIHLIGGVEMVLLIAMAFDRYVAICKPLHYLTIMSPRMCIFFLVAAWVVGLIHSVVQLLFVVKLPFCGPNVLDSFYCDLPRFIRLACTDTYRLELMVTANSGFISVGSFFILIISYVVIILTVQKHSSAGSSKALSTLSAHITVVVLFFGPLIFFYTWPSPSTHLDKFLAFFDAVLTPFLNPVIYTLRNQEMKVAMRRICRQLVSYRKIS